One window from the genome of Carassius carassius chromosome 15, fCarCar2.1, whole genome shotgun sequence encodes:
- the cacng6b gene encoding voltage-dependent calcium channel gamma-6 subunit isoform X2 has protein sequence MLHSNKKQDDDGRVGTAALGGVGSKSGRSGKRSRPPRMSDSQEGKIKLAFFLTLIGVTLTVLGMGTEFWVELSQPKHLRNNQTCEMAHYGLWKSCVRTLWVSDIDPERESCGPAELHGESNCTFFKFYTSGENAIIFKKTTEKSLHIAGAMLALLSLFLMIMGSVCITMSLSKSVPFFLKPATICFVFSGILVLLSIIVFHQSVLALLASDHNIPLHHELSWSVACLGSAGAILIFGGLMFLLLSLPYNPLEKCFRQQSSSDA, from the exons ATGTTACACTCAAACAAGAAG CAGGATGACGACGGGAGAGTGGGTACGGCGGCTTTGGGTGGAGTTGGCAGTAAGAGCGGGCGTTCAGGTAAACGGTCAAGGCCCCCTCGAATGAGTGACAGCCAAGAAGGCAAGATCAAGCTGGCATTTTTCCTCACTCTCATTGGTGTGACTCTGACGGTGCTTGGCATGGGCACAGAGTTCTGGGTGGAGCTATCCCAGCCAAAACACTTAAGGAACAACCAGACATGTGAGATGGCACATTACGGCCTTTGGAAATCATGTGTTCGCACGCTATGGGTGTCAGATATTgacccagagagagagagctgtggaCCTGCAGAACTGCATGGAG AATCAAACTGCACATTCTTTAAATTCTACACTTCTGGAGAGAATGCTATCATATTTAAGAAAACGACAGAAAAAA GTTTGCATATAGCAGGTGCAATGTTGGCTTTGTTGAGTTTGTTTCTGATGATCATGGGCTCTGTGTGCATCACCATGTCTCTCAGTAAGAGTGTGCCCTTCTTCCTCAAGCCTGCTACCATCTGCTTCGTCTTCTCAG GTATCCTGGTCCTACTGTCCATCATAGTTTTCCACCAGTCTGTGCTGGCATTATTGGCAAGTGATCACAATATCCCTCTCCATCACGAGTTGTCCTGGTCAGTGGCGTGTCTTGGCTCGGCTGGGGCCATTCTCATTTTTGGAGGGCTTATGTTCCTGTTGCTTTCCCTCCCCTACAACCCCCTGGAGAAATGTTTTCGTCAGCAGAGCAGTAGTGATGCCTAG
- the cacng6b gene encoding voltage-dependent calcium channel gamma-6 subunit isoform X1 → MWSNLFLQQDDDGRVGTAALGGVGSKSGRSGKRSRPPRMSDSQEGKIKLAFFLTLIGVTLTVLGMGTEFWVELSQPKHLRNNQTCEMAHYGLWKSCVRTLWVSDIDPERESCGPAELHGESNCTFFKFYTSGENAIIFKKTTEKSLHIAGAMLALLSLFLMIMGSVCITMSLSKSVPFFLKPATICFVFSGILVLLSIIVFHQSVLALLASDHNIPLHHELSWSVACLGSAGAILIFGGLMFLLLSLPYNPLEKCFRQQSSSDA, encoded by the exons ATGTGGTCCAACTTATTTTTGCAGCAGGATGACGACGGGAGAGTGGGTACGGCGGCTTTGGGTGGAGTTGGCAGTAAGAGCGGGCGTTCAGGTAAACGGTCAAGGCCCCCTCGAATGAGTGACAGCCAAGAAGGCAAGATCAAGCTGGCATTTTTCCTCACTCTCATTGGTGTGACTCTGACGGTGCTTGGCATGGGCACAGAGTTCTGGGTGGAGCTATCCCAGCCAAAACACTTAAGGAACAACCAGACATGTGAGATGGCACATTACGGCCTTTGGAAATCATGTGTTCGCACGCTATGGGTGTCAGATATTgacccagagagagagagctgtggaCCTGCAGAACTGCATGGAG AATCAAACTGCACATTCTTTAAATTCTACACTTCTGGAGAGAATGCTATCATATTTAAGAAAACGACAGAAAAAA GTTTGCATATAGCAGGTGCAATGTTGGCTTTGTTGAGTTTGTTTCTGATGATCATGGGCTCTGTGTGCATCACCATGTCTCTCAGTAAGAGTGTGCCCTTCTTCCTCAAGCCTGCTACCATCTGCTTCGTCTTCTCAG GTATCCTGGTCCTACTGTCCATCATAGTTTTCCACCAGTCTGTGCTGGCATTATTGGCAAGTGATCACAATATCCCTCTCCATCACGAGTTGTCCTGGTCAGTGGCGTGTCTTGGCTCGGCTGGGGCCATTCTCATTTTTGGAGGGCTTATGTTCCTGTTGCTTTCCCTCCCCTACAACCCCCTGGAGAAATGTTTTCGTCAGCAGAGCAGTAGTGATGCCTAG